In the Acidobacteriota bacterium genome, ATTGGCCGTAGTTGACGTGGTTGAGCAGGTTCGTGATTTGCGCGACGAGTTGCAGATTGAAGCGTCCATCGCCGCTATTGCCGCCGCCGCCACGTCCGCCACCGCCAAAACCGCCACCACGACCGCCACCGAAACCACCGCCTGGAGTGCCCATGCCTCTGCCGGCGGGCGGGCCGCCCGTGTCGCCGCCCGCGTCAGTTTGCGCCGCCGCCGCTTTTTCACGATGACCGAAACTGAACGTGCGGCTCAGCCCCAAATTGAAATTGAACGAACCGGGGCCGATAACCGTCACGCCATGCGGGAAATTCGTGGCCAGATAATCCTGCAAAAGCACCGCCGCACCGCCCGGCGCACAGCCAGCAATGCAACGATTGGGAATCAATGAATACAGGCTCGCGGGCAGATTGGAATTGCGGTTGATGCCCGCTGGCCGGTCGTTGAATTGCCCGTCGTTATTTGCATCCAGCCCCGTCGTCAGATTGAACGGCGCACCCGATGACGCAGTCAGGAACGGATTCAGCCGGAAGCCATAGGGCAAAGTTGCGCTGCCGCCGACAAACAGGAAGTGACGGCGATTGGTCGAGGCTGGCCCCCATTCCGAACGCAGGTTGTAATTGTCGGCGGGTAAAGTCAGCGCGCCATCCGAATCGCTCAGCGTGTGCGAATAGGTGTAATTGCTGAAAAGCTGAAAGAGCTTGCCCATGCGGCGTTGCGCCGAAAACATCACGCCTTCGTATAGTGATTTTGCGGAGGCTTCGATTTGATAGATGTCGCCCTGCGTTGGTTCTGGGCGCACGCCGAGGCCAGTCAATGGCGCATTGATGTCGCGCGTGCGGAACTGATGCAAACCGCGCGCGTAAATCAGCGTGACCGAGCCGACCCAGCCGCGCGGCAATTGGCGTTCGACGCTGCCCGTGAAGTTGAGCGTGTAAGGCACGCGCAGCGCCAGATCGAGCGTTCGCGTAATCGTATGTGAAGTGTCAATCGGCGCGCCCACGGCGAAGGGATCGGGCCACGACGGGTTGTGAATCAGAAAGCTCTGCTGCGTCACGCCGTTGTTGCGCAACACGTTCTCGTACAGGTTGTCGGTCAGGCGGCTGTAAAAGATGCCGCCGCCCACGCGCACCGTCGTCTTGTGATCTTTGAAGGGCGACCAGGCCAGGCCGAGGCGCGGCGCGAAATTCAACTGATCATTCACGTGCGTTTGCAACTCGTGCCGCAGCCCCAACGAGACTGTCAGGTTGGGGCGCAAACGCCAATCGTCCTGTACGAACCAGGCCGCCTGATATTGCTTGAAGCGCACCAGCGGATTGCCCTGGTTGATGGTAAATTGTGTCGGCGTCACCAGCGGGCTGGCCGGATCATTCGGGTCAACGTGCGCGCCCGCCAGCACTGCGGCATATTGCGCGAGGCTGGAGAAGGTGAAAGTGCCGTTGAAATTGAGCGCGCTGTTATCGCGGATGTTGTCGTACTGAAGTTGAATGCCGCTCTTGAGCGTGTGCTTCTGTTTCGTCCAGGTCAGGTAATCCTGCCATTCCAGGTTGTCCTGGCGCGTGCGGCTTGGACAGCAAGTCGCGCCGCCACCGCCGAATGCATCGAGCACGTTGATCGCTACGCCCGTCGTGTCGGCGGTCGCGCGGTTGTTTTCGTGTTGATAGCGCAGCCGTGATTCCAGAATCAGGCGCGAGTTGATGATCGAGGTCTCGCCGAGTTGCAGCGTGTCGTTGGTATTGTCGGAATTCGAGCCGCGTTCCGGCAACAGAAAGCTGTTGCCGCCCGTTGTCCCACCACCACCACCACCACCGCCGAAGCGCGCGCCGAATTCGCGGTTCGCCGCCGCTGTACTGAAGAGGTTATAACTAATGTTCAGCGTGTTTTTGGGATTGAGTAAATAATCCAGCCGTGCGCTGAAATTGGTGCTGGTGCTAGGCGCATTGACGTTGGCGACAAACGGTCCGGCCAGCGTGTCAGCGACGACGGTGCTGCTGCCGGTCAGCGTGCGGCGCTCGGCGTTCAGGAAGAAGGAAAGCTTTTTGGCAATCAGCGGCCCGCCCAGATTGAACTGAAAGCGATCCTGACTCAGGTCGGGTTTGGCCAACGCAAAGGCATTGCGGGCATCAAGTGCCGAATTGCGCGCATTGAAGCTGAATGTCCCGCGCCAGGTATCGCGCCCCGGTTTGGTGATGATGTCAATGCGCCCGACGCCGGGCGTCGCGTATTCCGCCGTAAACGGATTATGGTTGATGCGAATTTGCAAGATGGCTTCGCGCGGCGGCAGATGTCCGCCCGTAAAGCCGTCCACGTAAATCTGCGCGCCGCCTTGTCCGTCCATCGCGCCGCCCGCCGCAGGCCCGGCCAAGCCTTGCAGGAAGGCGAGCATGTCATCTTCGTTGTCGGGCAATGTCTGGACGAATTGTTCGTCGAGTACGGTTGCATTCAGATTGTTGTCCGGTTCGACCGAGACACCCGGCTGTTCGGCGTTCACCGTCGTTTCGATCTGGACGGCGGCGACGGCGAGCGTGATTTTCAACGGCGCGTTGGTCGCCGTCAGTTGCAGCTTGTCGGCGATGTAAGGTTGAAAGCCTTTGAAAGTGGCCGTCAGTTGGTAAGCGCCCGGCGCGACGTTGGCAATGACGAATTCACCGGCGGCGTTGGCCGTCACATTGCGCCGTTTGCCATCGGCGGCGGTCAACGTAATTTGCGCGCCGGGGATCACGGCGCCAGTGTCGTCCACGACATGCCCGCGCAAAGCGGCGGTGTTTTGTGCGTAAAGCGGCGCGCTGCACAACAGGCCAAACAGCAAAGCCAGCCACACGCCGTTGTACCAGAGGCCGGTCAGCCTCTGGAGGATATGAGCTTCGTACATGATTCTCTCCTTCTCTCATTCGTGCTTGATTCTGACTTGTTGCGCGAAGCTGTAGCACGTCGCTTCGCTTCCTGATTCGGCAATTACATGAAGCCTGTGCGTAATTCAGTCGCTAACGATCACCGGCTCCGTAGCGATATGTGTCAGATGTCGCTCCGCTGGAGCTTGGGAATTGCGGCACGCTATAACTATAAACAGGCCGCGCCGCTGGCGCTAAAACCCCTGCAAACAGTGAGCGGGAATTACGCACATGCTTCAATTACATTGCCAGTGGCGGCGCTCAGCGCGCCGTTTCACCAAAAGTCTTTCTTGATCGCGATTCTTCCCGTGGTTCGCCTGTCGCGTGGCAGGCGAACCACGGGAAGAATCGGCATTCGTGCGCGCGGATTCCGCCCCGACTCGACCAGACTGCCATGCGCTTTCAAACAGCTTGTCAGAGGGGCAATTGCTCGACATCGCGCACTGCGGCATTGCGGCGCAGTTGTGCGCGCATCAGGCAGCCGCGTGTGAGCTGCACCAATTCCGCGAGACTGCACGGCATGGCACGCTGGGCAGGCAACAGGCCGGCGATTGTGTCAGCGTCGGCCAAGCGGCTGGCTTCGACGAGCACCGGGATTGCCGCGTGCCCTGGCGTTTCGCGTAACGTCTGCAAGATGCTCGCCAGTAACGATGGCCCTACGTCAATGATTGCCAGGTCGTGTTCATCGCCAAACGCGGGCGCGGCGATGTCCGCCGAATCCGCCACTGTGATTGTTACGCCCGCGAACCCCAGCGCGGCAGCCAAGCGCCGCAAACGTTCCGGCGCATCGCTGACCAACAACAGGCGCAAATAAGCGCCGTTGCTGGCGCTCTGTGCGCTGACTGACGAATGGACCGGCGGATGGATTGCGGCGGGACTTGGGACTGCCATAACGCACCTTGCTTGCCTCACTCATGTTTTTCTCCGCCTGTCGCGCGATAACCGGCGCGCGCGCGGACGACTAGGTTGGGCAGGTTGAGCGGCGTCACTTGCACACGAATGCGCCGGTACGCGCCATCGCGCGCCGCGTTCGCCGGGTAATAGCTCAGCGAGTATTGCTGGCGCAGTTCCTCGGCGATTTGCCCGAATGCTTTCTTGAGCTTGCCGCTGGAGTCGGCGTGATAAAGCCGGGCGCCGCTGCGGTCGGCTAGTTCGCGTAGGTATTGCGCCGCGCGCACATAATCTTCGTGCCGCGCGCCGCGTTGTGTGGCCGCTGGATCAAGCAGCCAGCGCCGCCGCCCGCCGCCGCGCGGAAAGGGCATGGGACGATAGATCGGCGGCGGCAATCGGCCACGCCCCATGCCCAACGGCCCGGCCAGCATGCCTTCGGTGTCGTATTGCAGCGGGTATACCAGCACGCCTGATTCTTCGACACGTCCGAGCGTGCTTTGCATCGTCGCGAGTTTGCTGGCCGTGTCCACGCCGTCGGTGAAGAGCACGACGGCTTTGCGGCCCTGCGCCTGGCTGAGGCGTTCAGTGATGACCAGATCAACCGCGTCGTAAAGCCGGGTCGCAAAGCCCGTGTGCGTTTGGCGAATGGCCCGACGCAATTGCTCGCGGTCGCTGGTGAACTCCGCATCAATGTAAATGTCGCTGTCAAAGGACACGATCATCACGCGGTCATCGGCGTGCAGTTGCTCAATGAACGTGAGCGCGGCCTTTTGAATGTCTTCCAGCTTGAAATTCGTGCTGCGCGACGTGTCGAGCAATAGCACGACGTGGAAGGGCGCTTCGACCGAGCGGAAATCGGTGACTTCCTGCTCGACGTTGTCTTCAAACAGGTGAAAGTCGCCCTTGGTCAAGTGCGCGACGTATTTGCCGTCGTGGTCGAGCACGCTGACCGGAATCGTCACCAGCGTGGTTTCAATCCTGATCGTCGCGTTCGGGTCTTGTGTGTCGGGCGGCGTCCTGACGGGTTGTTGTCCGTCGCCGGTCTGGGCGAGCAAAGAGCCGGATGCCGCGAACAGCAGCAGTGCCACGGTGGCGGCGCGCGCAAAAAAACGAGGGTTCATCGGGGTTCTCCACTTGGAATGGCTACGAAGCTGTCTGCCCGGCTCATTGTTTCGTAAAGGCGAGCGTGGTGTTCGTCGTGCCGTTGGGGCCGTTGATGCTGCGTTTGATCTTGAGCGTCTTGCGGCCGTCGGCCAGTTCCCAAGTTTCGTCCTCTTTCGGTCAAAGTTTTGATTGGCAACGGGCAGGCGGGCGTCAAGCTGCCGGTTGACGTCCGCCTGGCGTTACCACGCGACACCACGTCACTGAAGCGTGACAGTAGTGACGTTACTCGTGAAACCGTTCCGCTGGTTAAGACGCCCACCCGCCTGCCGGACAGCAAGCGGGTGGCGGAATGTACGGCCTTAGAACTTGAACTTCACGCCCAGGCGCAGCGCCGCCGGGAACTGGAAGATCGTGCCCTGACCATAGAACGGATTGTCCACTGCGGGCACGCCCGACGCGCCGCTGTTGATGCGCAAGGTGGTGTCTTGCCGGATGGCGCGCTGCTGATTGGTCACGTTGAACCAGTCCAATTGCAGCTTCAAATCCTTGCCTTCCTTGATGGTGATCGGATAGGAAAGACCGAGGTCCAGGTTGTAGGTGACCGGCGTGCGGTTGCTGCCGGTGAGCGGATTGATGGCCGTGCCGCGCGGCACCGCGAAGCCTTCGTTGTTGCCGTAAACCGGGTGCGGAATCAGCGCGTCGAAGGGAATCCCCGATTGTGCGCGGAAGGAAGCGCTGGTCATCAGCTTGAAGGGCCAACGATAACTGCCATCCACCTTGAACTGATGCGGACGGTCGTTCGGCAGCCGTCCGTACATGTTCGTCAGCAAACTGACCAGATCGAACAGCGACGTGATATTTGGGTCGGATTGCCCGTTGTCGTTGCGGAACAGACCCTCGTAATTGCCGATCAGGCTGGAATAGACATAGGAGCTAATCATCTGCCAGTTGTCGGTGAAGCGCTTGGTCGCCGTGAATTCGAGCGCGCGGTAATAGCGGCGCGCGTGCCCGAAGCAGCCGATGTTCGGGTCGCTACAGGCTTTCTGTTCGGTCGAACCCGCATAGTTGCGGCCCGGATTGAAGAGGAAGTAATGATCGCCATCGTCGAAGGAACCGTCTTCGATGACGTTGGCCTGCGCGCGATAGATGCCGCGCAGGCCGAAGGTCAGGCTGCGGGCCAGTTCATATTCAGCGCCGAGCGTGTATTCATTCACGGTCTGCGGACGCAACCCCGGATCAACCGGCGTCGCATCGCCACCGAGGTTGCCGAAGTCGGTGAGTGTCGTCGAGCCTGCCGGCGCATTCAGTTGATTGACGCGGATGTTGTAATCCGTCTGCACCAGATTGCCGCCCGCGCGGACGTTGATGTCGAGCGGGATCGGTGTTTCCAGGAAGCGCGCATAATTGGCAAAGACCTTGCCCTTGCCCCGGCCCGTGAAGTCCCACACGAAGCCCAGCCGTGGCTGCATGTCCGGGAAGAATTGATTCAGCTTGATATAAGTCGTGTCAAAACTCCTGGCTTGCTGGAAATCCCAACGCAGCCCCAAGTTGAGTTGGAGGGTTCGGGTGATCTTAAAGTCATCTTGCACATAAGTGCTCTGGACGTTGCTCACCGTCGGTGTGCCGCGCGTGTTGAGCCGGAAATCACGTACACCCACCGTGCTCAGGATGAGAAACGGGTTGGTGATGGTCGCCAGATCAACCGTGCCCACCGACACCGCCGTGATGCCGCTCCCAGTAAGTGCGCCGCCCGTCAGCAGCGCCGTGCCGCGCGCGGCCACGGTCGTATTCGGGCAGACCAGGTTGCTGCCGCTGACCTGGCAAATCAGCCAGTTGTTGGTCACGCGATAGCCATTGAAGATGCCGCTGGTCGGCGCGCTGAAATCGCGTGTCGGCCCGGTCGAACGGGTGTTGATGTTGTAACGGTTGTCGCTGTATTCAAACCCGTATTTGAGGCCGTGCCTGCCGAAATCGTTTTGCAGCCGAAGCGCAAACTCATAACGATTGCGGCTCTGGTCTGAGATCAGACCGAAGCCTTGCCGGACGTAGTTGCGTTGCACGCTGCCGCCCGTGCCGTTGATGTAAGCCAGCGAGAGCAAGCCGCTGCCCGAAGGCACGGTGACCGTTGTCGTGACCGGCGCGAGCACCTGATTGTTGTTCAGGATGGCGAAGTTGTCGGTGATCAGTTCCGTGCCCGCCACCGCATCGTTGGGAATGGTATTGGCCCGCTGCAAGTGCGCGCCGAAGGTGAATTCGCCGATGAAGTTGGGCGCAAAGGTGGAATTCAAGCGCACCGCGTAATTCTGGCCGCCGCTCTGGATCGTGCCCAGGAAGCTGTTGGGGTCGGCGCCAAAGCCGGAGTTGCCGAACAGGAAGCCTTCCTGCCGCGTGTAATCGCCGAAGGTCGAAAAGGTCAACACGTGCTTCTGACTGATACCGTAGGTGATTTTGCCGGCATAGAAAGGCGTGGTGATCTTGTTGCTCGCATCCTGTTTGAACGTTTGCGTCAGGAAATGATTTTCGCGCCGCTGTGGGTTGAACGCGCCAAAGAACCAGAGCTTGTCCTTGATGATTGGCCCACCCACATCAACGCCGCCATCGAGTTCGGAAAATCCGTTCGGAGCCGAGCCGGTGGACGGAAAGCGCTTGGTTTCGCGCACGAAACTTGAGGGGTTGCCAAAGAAAAAGGCGTCGCCGTGAAACTGGTTGCTGCCGCTTTTGGTGATGACATTGAAAATGCCGCCGGTCGTCTTGCCGTACTCAGCGTCATACGCGCCGGTCTTGATTTCGACTTCCTGCACGAACTCGAAAGGCAGGTTCGCGCCCGAACCGCCAAAGGCCGGGTCGGTCGTGCTAACGCCGTCGAGGATGTAGTTATTCTCAGGGCCGGAAGAGCCGCCGACCGATGGGTCGCGGTCACGCCCCGAAGCATCGCGCAACCCCGAACGCGCCACTGTCGGCGCAATCGTGTAAAGGGATTGCACCGTGCGCTGGGTCGGAAAGTTCGAGAACTGGTCGCTCGTGACATCCGCCCCGGTCGTGTTGCTGTTGACGTCCACCGTGGCCGCACCGGCGACCACGTCAACGACCGCCGCCGCTCCCTGCGCTTGCAGCTTGATGTCGCTGGTCGAAGTTTTGGAAAGATTCACCTCCACGCCCGACTGGGTGAACTTGCCGAAGCCGCTCGCGGCTTCGACTGTCAGCGTGTAAGTGCCGGGCGGCAGATTTGAGAACCGATAGTGGCCCTGCCCATCGCTGACCGCCGTCTGGGCACGGATCAGGGTGGCGCTCGAAGCTTTGATGGAAGCGCCTGGCACCACTGCGCCTGCCGTGTCGGTGACGGTGCCTTCGAGCGTGCCGGTCGTGGCGGTTTGGGCCAGGGCTGTTGTGGCGCATGCTCCGAAACAGAAGGCCAACAGGATTGGCAGCATCTGCGTGAGCGTTTTCCTGGCAAGTAAAACCCCGCGCCACTTGCGCAGGGTGGGTGTGGTCTGCTGGTCGTGTCGTGTTGGCCGCAGATCGTTGAGGATGTTCTCACTTTTCATAGCTCAAAAACTCCTTCTCAAAACGGATGGTTGATTGCGACTCAGGCTGCGTTAGCCCAAGCGACGCGCTTTTCAAACGCGGGTCTGTTCCAGCTTTAGCCTGCGTCCGGCGTGTCGTGGTATGGCATGTCTTCCAATGGTCTTTGCCAATGATTCCTGTCTGCCCGGCAGGCGTGCTCGGGATGCGTTGAGCAGCGCACGCCTGCCGGTGATTCTGGCTCAGACAGCTTGTTGCCTGTGTGGTTCGCGTCCCGCCAACCCGCAGCCAGAACCAAATTCGTTATCCAGTGCTACACACTGCAAAGAGACGCACACCGGGCCGCGCAGTTTGTCGAGTTTTGTCAAGACGGGTTAGCCCTTCTTCACCTTGATCTGCTTGTGTGTTTTTCCAACGTCGCAGCAACAAAACAGCCTCATCAACGCCTGCGCCTGCACTTTCGCCACGTTGGCGGCGGGCCGCCGCGCAAGCAATTCAAAGATTTGGACGCTGGCACACACGTTGCGAAAGCAAACCGCACAAGCACAACCGCAAGGGCTTCTGGCTAATGTGCAACGCGAAACAAGCAGGTTGGAGTGGCAGGCGCGGTCTGGCAGGTGCGGCCTGGCGAATGCATCGCAAGAAGTAACCGGGTAAGAGCCCCGGCAAAACGGGCAGCAATATGGCAAATCAAATTCTGATCATTGATGATGATGCCGAACTCTGTGGCATGGTCAAGCAACAGCTTGAGCCGCAAGGCTTCACGTTTAACTGTGTGCGCCGTCGGGAGCAGGCGCTGGCGCATGTCACGGCCGGCAACTATGCCTTGATCCTGCTCGATGTCGCGTTGCCGGGCATGGACGGCTTTGAAATGCTGGGCTGTTTGCGTCTGCGCGCGCAGGCGCCGGTTTTGATTGTGACGGCGCGCGGCAGCGCGGCGGAACGCATTCGCGGGTTGGAACTCGGCGCCGATGATTACCTGACGAAGCCCTGTGACCAGCGCGAACTCATGGCGCGTATCCACGCGCTGTTGCGCCGGGTCACGCCGCTGCCCGCCGCTGCGCCGGAGCAAACCGCACCGGCTGCGCGGCTGGCCGTCGGCGATCTCGAACTTGAACAAGGCGCGCGCCTCGTGCGTTGCGCCGGCAAGCTGATCGCAACCACCCCGGCGGAGTTTGATTTGTTATTGCTGCTGGCGCTTTCGGCAGGCGCGAGCGTCTCGCGCGAAGAGCTTTCTTTGCGGGTCAATGGCCGCTCCGCCAATCCGTTTGACCGCAGCATTGATATGCACGTCTGTAATCTGCGCAAGAAACTCGGCCCCGCTGCCAACGGGCTTGAGCGTATTCGCGCGGTGCGCGGCGTGGGCTATTTTCTGACGCGCGCGCTGGGAAATTAATTCTTCCTGTAAATCTTTCGGGGTTGCCGCCGCCCTGACCTGAATTTGGCGTGCCGGGGCAACTCAGACTAAGCGCGGCGCACTGGGACAGTATCGCGCCCGTGAGCAAGCGGCACCGCAGGTTTGGCGCAAGGGGTCAACGTGCCAGCCGCCGCTTGCTCACGCGCGCGGTACTGTCTCGTTTGCTTTTCCCTGGCCCTGCCCCCGAATTATTTACAGGCAGAAGTAAGTGGCCGGCGAAATCAG is a window encoding:
- a CDS encoding response regulator transcription factor, which gives rise to MANQILIIDDDAELCGMVKQQLEPQGFTFNCVRRREQALAHVTAGNYALILLDVALPGMDGFEMLGCLRLRAQAPVLIVTARGSAAERIRGLELGADDYLTKPCDQRELMARIHALLRRVTPLPAAAPEQTAPAARLAVGDLELEQGARLVRCAGKLIATTPAEFDLLLLLALSAGASVSREELSLRVNGRSANPFDRSIDMHVCNLRKKLGPAANGLERIRAVRGVGYFLTRALGN
- a CDS encoding carboxypeptidase regulatory-like domain-containing protein — its product is MYEAHILQRLTGLWYNGVWLALLFGLLCSAPLYAQNTAALRGHVVDDTGAVIPGAQITLTAADGKRRNVTANAAGEFVIANVAPGAYQLTATFKGFQPYIADKLQLTATNAPLKITLAVAAVQIETTVNAEQPGVSVEPDNNLNATVLDEQFVQTLPDNEDDMLAFLQGLAGPAAGGAMDGQGGAQIYVDGFTGGHLPPREAILQIRINHNPFTAEYATPGVGRIDIITKPGRDTWRGTFSFNARNSALDARNAFALAKPDLSQDRFQFNLGGPLIAKKLSFFLNAERRTLTGSSTVVADTLAGPFVANVNAPSTSTNFSARLDYLLNPKNTLNISYNLFSTAAANREFGARFGGGGGGGGTTGGNSFLLPERGSNSDNTNDTLQLGETSIINSRLILESRLRYQHENNRATADTTGVAINVLDAFGGGGATCCPSRTRQDNLEWQDYLTWTKQKHTLKSGIQLQYDNIRDNSALNFNGTFTFSSLAQYAAVLAGAHVDPNDPASPLVTPTQFTINQGNPLVRFKQYQAAWFVQDDWRLRPNLTVSLGLRHELQTHVNDQLNFAPRLGLAWSPFKDHKTTVRVGGGIFYSRLTDNLYENVLRNNGVTQQSFLIHNPSWPDPFAVGAPIDTSHTITRTLDLALRVPYTLNFTGSVERQLPRGWVGSVTLIYARGLHQFRTRDINAPLTGLGVRPEPTQGDIYQIEASAKSLYEGVMFSAQRRMGKLFQLFSNYTYSHTLSDSDGALTLPADNYNLRSEWGPASTNRRHFLFVGGSATLPYGFRLNPFLTASSGAPFNLTTGLDANNDGQFNDRPAGINRNSNLPASLYSLIPNRCIAGCAPGGAAVLLQDYLATNFPHGVTVIGPGSFNFNLGLSRTFSFGHREKAAAAQTDAGGDTGGPPAGRGMGTPGGGFGGGRGGGFGGGGRGGGGNSGDGRFNLQLVAQITNLLNHVNYGQYSGTLGSPFFDKASSAAGARSFEVGFRFNF
- a CDS encoding TonB-dependent receptor — its product is MKSENILNDLRPTRHDQQTTPTLRKWRGVLLARKTLTQMLPILLAFCFGACATTALAQTATTGTLEGTVTDTAGAVVPGASIKASSATLIRAQTAVSDGQGHYRFSNLPPGTYTLTVEAASGFGKFTQSGVEVNLSKTSTSDIKLQAQGAAAVVDVVAGAATVDVNSNTTGADVTSDQFSNFPTQRTVQSLYTIAPTVARSGLRDASGRDRDPSVGGSSGPENNYILDGVSTTDPAFGGSGANLPFEFVQEVEIKTGAYDAEYGKTTGGIFNVITKSGSNQFHGDAFFFGNPSSFVRETKRFPSTGSAPNGFSELDGGVDVGGPIIKDKLWFFGAFNPQRRENHFLTQTFKQDASNKITTPFYAGKITYGISQKHVLTFSTFGDYTRQEGFLFGNSGFGADPNSFLGTIQSGGQNYAVRLNSTFAPNFIGEFTFGAHLQRANTIPNDAVAGTELITDNFAILNNNQVLAPVTTTVTVPSGSGLLSLAYINGTGGSVQRNYVRQGFGLISDQSRNRYEFALRLQNDFGRHGLKYGFEYSDNRYNINTRSTGPTRDFSAPTSGIFNGYRVTNNWLICQVSGSNLVCPNTTVAARGTALLTGGALTGSGITAVSVGTVDLATITNPFLILSTVGVRDFRLNTRGTPTVSNVQSTYVQDDFKITRTLQLNLGLRWDFQQARSFDTTYIKLNQFFPDMQPRLGFVWDFTGRGKGKVFANYARFLETPIPLDINVRAGGNLVQTDYNIRVNQLNAPAGSTTLTDFGNLGGDATPVDPGLRPQTVNEYTLGAEYELARSLTFGLRGIYRAQANVIEDGSFDDGDHYFLFNPGRNYAGSTEQKACSDPNIGCFGHARRYYRALEFTATKRFTDNWQMISSYVYSSLIGNYEGLFRNDNGQSDPNITSLFDLVSLLTNMYGRLPNDRPHQFKVDGSYRWPFKLMTSASFRAQSGIPFDALIPHPVYGNNEGFAVPRGTAINPLTGSNRTPVTYNLDLGLSYPITIKEGKDLKLQLDWFNVTNQQRAIRQDTTLRINSGASGVPAVDNPFYGQGTIFQFPAALRLGVKFKF
- a CDS encoding response regulator transcription factor translates to MAVPSPAAIHPPVHSSVSAQSASNGAYLRLLLVSDAPERLRRLAAALGFAGVTITVADSADIAAPAFGDEHDLAIIDVGPSLLASILQTLRETPGHAAIPVLVEASRLADADTIAGLLPAQRAMPCSLAELVQLTRGCLMRAQLRRNAAVRDVEQLPL
- a CDS encoding VWA domain-containing protein; this translates as MNPRFFARAATVALLLFAASGSLLAQTGDGQQPVRTPPDTQDPNATIRIETTLVTIPVSVLDHDGKYVAHLTKGDFHLFEDNVEQEVTDFRSVEAPFHVVLLLDTSRSTNFKLEDIQKAALTFIEQLHADDRVMIVSFDSDIYIDAEFTSDREQLRRAIRQTHTGFATRLYDAVDLVITERLSQAQGRKAVVLFTDGVDTASKLATMQSTLGRVEESGVLVYPLQYDTEGMLAGPLGMGRGRLPPPIYRPMPFPRGGGRRRWLLDPAATQRGARHEDYVRAAQYLRELADRSGARLYHADSSGKLKKAFGQIAEELRQQYSLSYYPANAARDGAYRRIRVQVTPLNLPNLVVRARAGYRATGGEKHE